In the genome of Candidatus Krumholzibacteriia bacterium, the window AGGTGATCCATACCGAGCACTTCGACATCTACCACTACCCCGAATCGGCCGCATCGGTGCACGACTTCGGCCGCATGGCCGAACGCTGGTACGCGCGGCACTCCGACCTGCTCGACCACGAGTTCGCCGAACGCAAGCCGATCGTCCTGTACGCCGACGACACCGACTTCCAGCAGACGAACGTGATCTCGGGCACGATCGGCCAGGGCACGGGCGGAGTGACCGAGAGCTTCAAGAATCGCATCGTGATGCCGCTGACCGCTTCGTACGCCGAGACCGATCACGTTCTCGGCCACGAACTGGTCCACGTCTTCCAGTACGACATGATCGAGCGGGCCACCGGCCGCCTGCAGGGTCTGCGCAACATTCCCCTGTGGTTCGTCGAGGGCATGTCGGAGTACCTGTCGATCGGACCCGTCGACGCACACACGGCGCTGTGGCTGCGCGACGCGGTGTTGCGTGACGAGCTTCCCGACCTCGACGACCTGGCGCGCGATCCGCGCTACTTCCCCTATCGATTCGGGCACGCGGTGTGGTCGTACGTGGCGTCGCGGGGCGGTGACGACGCCGTCCGCGCCTTCTTCGTGACCAGTCTGCGCGACGGCGTCGAGGTGGGGATCGAGAGCGTTCTCGGGGTGGATCCCGAGACCTTCGTCGAGAACTGGCACCGGTCGCTGCGGGAGGTCTACGGCGACACCGGCGCCCGGCGCTCGCTCGAGCCGCAGAACGCCCGCGAGGTCGTCGCGCGGATCCCCGACGAGCAGGAGATCAACGTGGGCCCCGAGCCGAGTCCCGACGGCCGGATGGTGGCCTTCTTCAGCGAGCGCGACCTGTTCAGCATCGAGCTCTTCCTGGCCGACGCCGAGACGGGCGAGATCGTTCGCAGCCTGACCGAGGTGACGTCGAATCCGCATCTGCGCGCGCTGCGCTTCATCGACTCGGCCGGGGCGTGGTCTCCCGACGGCGACCGTTTCGCCTTCGTGGTCTACCACGAGGGACGCAACGAGCTGTCGATCGTCGACGGAGAGAGCGGCGAGGAGCAACGGCGTCTGCGGATCGAGGGTGTCGACGCGATCGCGTCGCCCGACTGGTCTCCCGACGGCCGCCGCGTGGTCGTCAGCGGCCTGAGCGGAGGGGCCAGCGATCTGTACGTGATCGAGGTCGAATCCGGAGCGGTGCAGCAGCTGACCGATGATCGCTACGCAGCCCTGCAACCGACGTGGGCGCCCGGTGGCGACCGTGTCGCCTTCGTCACCGACCGCGGCGGGGAGACCGACATGGTGGACCTGGTGTTCGACGAGACCGGCATCGGTCTCCTGTGGGTCGACGATCCTTCCCGGGTCGAGGTCCACCGGCCGCTCGGACCCGACGCCGACCACACCGATCCCGCGCTCACCGACGACGGCCGGCTGCTGGTGCGCGGCATCCGCCACGGTTTCCAGGACCTCTACCTCGTCGACTTCGACACCGGCGTGGTCGAGCGCAAGACCCACCTCGCGACGGGCGTGCACGCGATCAGCCCGATGTCGCCGTCCATGGGCCTGGCACGCGGATCGGGAACGATCTTCTACGACGTGTTCGAGGCCGGGGGTTACTCGATCTGGGCGCAGGACCTCGGGGTCACGGTGTCGTCCGACGGCGAAGCATCGGACGTGGCGGTGATCCCCGACTGGCAGCGCACCGACGAGGGTCCCGTGGAACGCGGACTGCGCGACACCACCCGTGGGTTGCCGCCGGCCGACCGGGCCTTCGGCCACAGCGACTACCGACCGTCGCTCTCGCTCGACTGGATCGGATCGAGTGGCGCGGGCGTGGCGGTCGATCGGTTCGGCACCCGGCTGAGCGGGGGGGTCGCCGCACGGTTCAGCGACATGCTCGGGCGCCACCAGCTGAGCATGGCCGCCCAGATCGACGGAGGCATCGCGGACACGGGGGCGCAGGTCACCTACACGGACGTGGGCCGCCGCTGGAACTGGGGTGCGAGCGTGAGCCACATCCCCTACCGCACGTACGTCTACCGCCAGCGGACCGACACGGTCGACGGACCCGAGGGCGGGGAGCAGACCGTGGGCGTGCTCGAGCGCGAGCGTCTGCGCACGACCGTCGAGCGCGCCGAGGGATTCCTGAGCTATCCCTTCTCGAGGACGCGCCGGGTCGAACTCGGGGGCGGGGTCGCCTACTACCACTTCGACAGTCGGATCGAGCAACTGGTCCTCGACCAGCAGGGCCGGGTGCTCGGTCAGCGCAGTTTCGACGCCGACGATCCCGCCGGGCTGACCCTCGTGCAGCCCTCGGTGGCGCTGGTCGAGGACACATCGTTCTTCGGGTTCACCAGCCCGGTCATGGGCACGCGCCTGCGGCTGGAGTACGGGCCGACCTTCGGCTCGGTGCGCTTCCACACGGTGCTCGCCGATGCGCGGCACTACGAGCAGCCCTTCGAGCCGTCGACCGTTGCCGTGCGGTTGATGCACTACGGACGCTACGGCGACGACGCCGAGGACGATCGATTCAGCAGCCTGTACCTCGGCTACCCCACGCTGGTGCGGGGCTACGATGCCGGGGACTTCGGCTCGGAGGACTGCCCCGACGGCGAGTGCCCGGAGTTCGACCGGCTGGTCGGATCGCGGATCGGGGTGGTGAACGTCGAGTGGCGGCTGCAGCTGTTCGGCAGCGATCGCTACGGCGTGATCGACGGCGGGCCCCTGCCCACCGAGATCAGCCTGTTCTTCGACGGCGGAGTGGCGTGGACGAAGAGCGACACGCCGGTGATCGCCTGGGAGACCGACACCCGTGACCGCGTGCCCGTCTTCAGCGCCGGTGTCGCCGCGCGGGTCGCGCTCTTCGGCGCGCTGCCGCTGGAGTTCCACCTGGCCCACCCCTTCCAGCGCGACGACGTGGGCCTGGACTTCGGGTTCGTGATCGCACCGGGCTGGTAGGCGGTGGCGGGTCCGGGTCGGCCGGGGGACGCCCCCGCGTCGGCGGTTCGTCGGCGTCGGTGGATCGCCCGTGCCTGCGGTTCTTCCAGGCCGGCGGATCCGGAATCATTCTGCACCGACGCGCACGAGTTCACGGCTTGATTCGGCGCCGGGACACCGTATTCTCGATCTGATCGAATCAGAATGAATTCCCGTTGCGGCCCGGAGTCCCATGCGCCTCGACGACATCCGCCGGCTGGACCTGCTGGAGGGTCTCGGGTCCGATGGCGCGATCACCTTTGCCGGTCGGCGGGCGCTCTTGCTCGACGCCGACGCCCTGGGGCTGCTGCGTGCCCAGCTGGTCGAACTCCTGGGCGCGACCGCGGCCCGCGCCGTCCTGACCCGCTTCGGCCACGCCCACGGCTGGCAGACGGCCGAGGCCGTCCGCCACGCCATTCCCTGGGACGACCTGCGCGAGTGGAAGCGGGCCGGCGGGGTGCTGCACCGGCTGCAGGGCCTGGTCGACCACCGACCGACGAAACGCAGTGACCCCCGCAACCGCGCCGAGGCCCGTTGGCACCGCAGCTACGAGGCCCAACAGCACGAACGGCACTTCGGCACCGCGACCGAAGCGGTGTGCTGGACCCTGACCGCCTTCGTGAGCGGCTATCTGAGCCGTGCGCTCGAGCGCGACGTCTTCGCCGTGGAGACTCGCTGCCGCGGAGCGGGCCACGCGCACTGCCACGTGATCGCCCGCGCCCGCGAGGACTGGGGCACGCAGATCGAGGAGATCGAGCCGTGGTACGAAGCGGGCTCGTTGCAGGCCGCCCTCGGTGTGCTGCGCGAGCGGCTGGTCGCCGAGGAGAGCCGGTGGGCCGCGCGCCGTCGGGCGTGGGAGGCCGCCGACGACGACCAGGGCGACGCACTGATCGCACGCAGCGCGACGACGCAGCGGGCGCTCGACCGGGCGTTGCGGGTCGCGCCCCACGACGTCGCCGTTCTGCTCACGGGCGAGTCCGGAACGGG includes:
- a CDS encoding BamA/TamA family outer membrane protein is translated as MIQRTCNVVLLTLVVASVAVDASAQYFGRNKVTWEQFDFEVIHTEHFDIYHYPESAASVHDFGRMAERWYARHSDLLDHEFAERKPIVLYADDTDFQQTNVISGTIGQGTGGVTESFKNRIVMPLTASYAETDHVLGHELVHVFQYDMIERATGRLQGLRNIPLWFVEGMSEYLSIGPVDAHTALWLRDAVLRDELPDLDDLARDPRYFPYRFGHAVWSYVASRGGDDAVRAFFVTSLRDGVEVGIESVLGVDPETFVENWHRSLREVYGDTGARRSLEPQNAREVVARIPDEQEINVGPEPSPDGRMVAFFSERDLFSIELFLADAETGEIVRSLTEVTSNPHLRALRFIDSAGAWSPDGDRFAFVVYHEGRNELSIVDGESGEEQRRLRIEGVDAIASPDWSPDGRRVVVSGLSGGASDLYVIEVESGAVQQLTDDRYAALQPTWAPGGDRVAFVTDRGGETDMVDLVFDETGIGLLWVDDPSRVEVHRPLGPDADHTDPALTDDGRLLVRGIRHGFQDLYLVDFDTGVVERKTHLATGVHAISPMSPSMGLARGSGTIFYDVFEAGGYSIWAQDLGVTVSSDGEASDVAVIPDWQRTDEGPVERGLRDTTRGLPPADRAFGHSDYRPSLSLDWIGSSGAGVAVDRFGTRLSGGVAARFSDMLGRHQLSMAAQIDGGIADTGAQVTYTDVGRRWNWGASVSHIPYRTYVYRQRTDTVDGPEGGEQTVGVLERERLRTTVERAEGFLSYPFSRTRRVELGGGVAYYHFDSRIEQLVLDQQGRVLGQRSFDADDPAGLTLVQPSVALVEDTSFFGFTSPVMGTRLRLEYGPTFGSVRFHTVLADARHYEQPFEPSTVAVRLMHYGRYGDDAEDDRFSSLYLGYPTLVRGYDAGDFGSEDCPDGECPEFDRLVGSRIGVVNVEWRLQLFGSDRYGVIDGGPLPTEISLFFDGGVAWTKSDTPVIAWETDTRDRVPVFSAGVAARVALFGALPLEFHLAHPFQRDDVGLDFGFVIAPGW